Within Prosthecodimorpha staleyi, the genomic segment AGGTCGTTTCAAGGGCGGGCCGCGAGAGCCGCGGAAAGAAAGGGATGGGTCGGGGTCGCGAAGGGATTGACGATGGTCAGTCCATTCCAAAGGAAGCCGTCTTGCATGTCTTCAGAGAGGAGCATCGCGCAGCCGGCTTCGACCGCGGCGACCATGACGACTGCGTCCCAAACCTGCAGTCGGTGATCGGTCGCCAATTGCAGGGCGCGCAGCATGCTCGACGGCGTCGTGCCGACGACGGTCCCGATCGGACGCCAGGCCTCGATCCGGCGCATGATCTCGAAGCGGTCGAGGCCGCTCTTGCGGGCCAAAACATTGTAGAATTCGCCGAGCACCTGGCCTGGCAGAACGATCCGGCCGAGCAGGCCGGCGATAGCCTGCTTGGCGAGCGCGATGCGCCGGGCATCTCCGTAGCCTTCGGCATAAATCAGAATATTCGTATCGAACCCCACCTTCATCGGAAGGACTCCGGCATCAGAATGACTCCGGGTACGGCTCGTCGTCGTAGAGTTCGCCGCGCGTCCAGGTCAGCGGCCCCAATACGGGCCGGGCTTCCAGGCGTTCGAGCAGCCGGAGGCCCGCAGCCACCTGATCGTCCCGCTCCCGGTCCTCCTCCGAGAGCGGAACGATCTTGGCGACCGGCCGCCCATGCGATGTGACGATCACCGCGTCGCCCTCGGCGACGTCGCGGATCAGCTTGGAGAAGTGCCGATTGGCGTCGGCCGCCGAGATCGTCTTCATGAGACACCTAATGTAGTGAATTGCACTACTTTAGCACGGCCGGCCGTCGGCCGGAAGATGCCGGCCTTTCCATCCGTCCTTCACGGCGTGACTTCGAGCCGCTCCACGCCGCGCGGACGGGTCAGGTCCTTCCAGGTCGCGTTGGCGACGTGGACGGCCGGGAAGGCCGGGCGCTCGACATACTGGCCGTCGCCGGGCTTCGCCGAGACGGCGCCGTCGCGATAGACGACGCGGCCGCGCGAAATGGTGACGGCCGGCAGGCCGCGGCAGCGGTAGCCCTCGAAGACGTTGTAGTCGATGCGGCTCTTCTGGGTCTTGGCCGAGACGGTTTTGGTCGCCTCCGGATCCCAGACGACGAGATCGGCATCCGAGCCGACCGCGACGGCGCCCTTGCGCGGATAGATGTTGAGGATGCGGGCGATGTTGGTCGAGGTGACGGCGACGAATTCCTCCGGCGTCAGCCGGCCGGTGTTGACGCCGGCATCCCAGAGCACCGGCATACGATCCTCCAGGCCGCCGGTGCCGTTCGGAATCTTGCGGAAGTCGCCGAGGCCGAAGCGCTTCTGGTCGGTCGTGAAGGCGCAATGGTCGGTCGCCACCACCTGCAGCGAGCCGGACTGCAGGCCGGCCCACAGGCTCGCCTGGTGCGAGCGGTCGCGGAAGGGCGGGCTCATCACCCGGCGGGCGGCATAGTCCCAGTCCTTCGACTGGTATTCGCGGTCGTCGAGGACGAGATGCTGGATCAGCGGCTCGCCGAAGACGCGCTTGCCGGCGGCGCGGGCGCGCGCGATCGCCTCGTGGCTCTCGCGGCAGGAGGTGTGCACGACATAGAGCGGGCTGCCGGCCATGTCGGCGATCATGATGGCGCGGTTGGTCGCCTCGCCCTCGACTTCCGGCGGGCGCGAATAGGAATGCCCCTCCGGTCCAGTCACGCCGAGATCGAAATAGTGTTGCTGCAGGCGGAAGACGATGTCGCCGTTCTCTGCATGGACCAGCGGCAGGGCGCCGAGCCCGGCGCAGCGCGAGAAGGAGTGGAACAGCTCGTCGTCATTCACCATCAAGGCGCCCTTGTAGGCGAGGAAGTGCTTGAAGGTGTTGATGCCGTAGGTCTTCACGACGGTTTCCATCTCGTCGAAGACCTGTTTGTCCCACCAGGTGATGGCCATGTGCAGGCTGTAGTCGGCGACCGCCTTCTCGCCCTTGTGGCGCCATTCCTGGTAGGCGGCGAGCAGCGACTGGCCGGGACCGGGTAGGCAGAAGTCGACCACCATGGTGGTGCCGCCGGCCACAGCCGCGGTGGTGCCGGACTCGAAGTCGTCGGCCGAATAGGTGCCCATGAAGGGCATGTCCAGATGAGTGTGCGGATCGATGCCGCCCGGCAGCACAAAGGCGCCACCGGCGTCGATCACCTCAGCACCCACCGGCGCCTCGAGTTTCGCCCCGACGGCCACGATCGTGCCGT encodes:
- a CDS encoding PIN domain-containing protein, translating into MKVGFDTNILIYAEGYGDARRIALAKQAIAGLLGRIVLPGQVLGEFYNVLARKSGLDRFEIMRRIEAWRPIGTVVGTTPSSMLRALQLATDHRLQVWDAVVMVAAVEAGCAMLLSEDMQDGFLWNGLTIVNPFATPTHPFLSAALAARP
- a CDS encoding type II toxin-antitoxin system Phd/YefM family antitoxin, giving the protein MKTISAADANRHFSKLIRDVAEGDAVIVTSHGRPVAKIVPLSEEDRERDDQVAAGLRLLERLEARPVLGPLTWTRGELYDDEPYPESF
- the hydA gene encoding dihydropyrimidinase — protein: MTLLIRGGTVVNHDHTRRADVLIEDGTIVAVGAKLEAPVGAEVIDAGGAFVLPGGIDPHTHLDMPFMGTYSADDFESGTTAAVAGGTTMVVDFCLPGPGQSLLAAYQEWRHKGEKAVADYSLHMAITWWDKQVFDEMETVVKTYGINTFKHFLAYKGALMVNDDELFHSFSRCAGLGALPLVHAENGDIVFRLQQHYFDLGVTGPEGHSYSRPPEVEGEATNRAIMIADMAGSPLYVVHTSCRESHEAIARARAAGKRVFGEPLIQHLVLDDREYQSKDWDYAARRVMSPPFRDRSHQASLWAGLQSGSLQVVATDHCAFTTDQKRFGLGDFRKIPNGTGGLEDRMPVLWDAGVNTGRLTPEEFVAVTSTNIARILNIYPRKGAVAVGSDADLVVWDPEATKTVSAKTQKSRIDYNVFEGYRCRGLPAVTISRGRVVYRDGAVSAKPGDGQYVERPAFPAVHVANATWKDLTRPRGVERLEVTP